One Geotrypetes seraphini chromosome 15, aGeoSer1.1, whole genome shotgun sequence genomic window carries:
- the CLDN3 gene encoding claudin-3: MSMGMEIVGVSLSVLGWICTIIACALPMWRVTAFIGTSIVVAQIIWEGLWMNCVVQSTGQMQCKVYDSMLALPQDLQAARALIVIAIVVAVLGLFISIIGAKCTNCVEDESAKAKIMIVSGVTFIVAGLMCLIPVSWSANTIIRDFYNPVLVDAQKRELGASLYIGWAAAALQVIGGAMLCCSCPPKQEKYPASRMAYSAPRSAVPDYGRKDYV, encoded by the coding sequence ATGTCCATGGGAATGGAGATTGTGGGGGTCTCCCTGTCAGTCCTTGGTTGGATCTGCACCATCATCGCCTGTGCGCTGCCCATGTGGCGGGTCACAGCATTCATTGGCACCAGCATTGTGGTGGCCCAGATCATCTGGGAGGGCCTGTGGATGAACTGCGTGGTACAGAGCACCGGCCAGATGCAGTGCAAGGTATATGACTCGATgctggcactgcctcaggaccTGCAGGCTGCCCGGGCCCTCATTGTCATTGCCATCGTGGTGGCTGTCCTCGGCTTGTTCATATCCATCATTGGAGCCAAATGCACGAACTGCGTGGAAGACGAGTCTGCCAAAGCCAAAATCATGATCGTCTCTGGAGTCACCTTCATTGTGGCGGGGCTCATGTGCCTCATTCCTGTTTCCTGGTCGGCCAACACCATTATCCGAGACTTCTACAACCCGGTTCTGGTTGACGCTCAGAAACGGGAACTGGGGGCCTCGCTCTACATCGGCTGGGCGGCGGCAGCACTGCAGGTAATAGGTGGAGCCATGCTGTGTTGCTCCTGTCCCCCTAAGCAAGAGAAGTACCCTGCCTCCCGTATGGCGTACTCTGCTCCTAGATCCGCCGTGCCAGACTATGGCAGAAAGGACTACGTCTGA